The following proteins come from a genomic window of Crateriforma spongiae:
- a CDS encoding Na+/H+ antiporter NhaA, with amino-acid sequence MSGHAQGKGGVIRFLVENSLLLIIGAVAALVWANTDGHSYHEFIHFDLAAMVSGDDGHVDTDHGAEPHGDAGHEADDHGDDGHAEAGHGGESHADGGGGHHGVTIHFLINDVLMALFFAIAGKEVWESLLPGGALANPRKAATPLLATLGGILGPVVVYLAGAALAGGDAFAAFKNGWAVPCATDIAFSYLVARFIFGGSHPAIAFLLLLAIADDAAGLIILAIFYPTQAIEPMWFLLTVAAIALAWGLQKMRVQSHWWYLLGPGVMCWFSFYFAHIHPALGLVPIIPMLPHAQTDLGIFAREELNRDDTLNAFEHFWKVPVEYILGLFGLVNAGVVLSSVGTGTWLVLAGLLIGKPVGITLMTLLAEKGLKLQKPAGMDYRHVVTLGMVAGIGFTVALFVSVAAFKEPGAIQDSVKMGALLSFLAAPLAIAIGRGLGVRPESDDASGGAEAAAA; translated from the coding sequence ATGTCAGGTCATGCGCAGGGCAAAGGCGGAGTCATCCGCTTTCTGGTCGAAAATTCGTTGCTGTTGATCATCGGGGCCGTCGCGGCCTTGGTGTGGGCCAATACCGATGGCCATAGTTATCACGAATTCATTCACTTCGATTTGGCAGCGATGGTGTCCGGCGACGACGGACACGTTGATACCGATCATGGTGCCGAACCCCACGGCGATGCCGGCCACGAAGCGGACGATCACGGCGACGATGGCCACGCGGAAGCCGGCCATGGTGGCGAATCGCACGCCGATGGCGGTGGCGGACACCACGGGGTGACGATCCACTTTTTGATCAACGACGTTTTGATGGCTCTGTTCTTTGCCATTGCGGGCAAGGAGGTCTGGGAATCGTTGTTGCCCGGTGGGGCTTTGGCCAATCCGCGAAAGGCGGCGACGCCATTGTTGGCCACCCTGGGCGGAATCTTGGGGCCGGTCGTCGTTTACTTGGCCGGGGCGGCGCTTGCCGGCGGCGACGCGTTCGCCGCGTTCAAAAACGGGTGGGCGGTTCCCTGTGCGACGGACATCGCATTCAGTTACTTGGTGGCCCGATTCATTTTCGGGGGTTCGCACCCGGCGATCGCCTTTTTGTTGTTGCTGGCCATCGCCGATGATGCGGCCGGTCTGATCATCCTGGCGATCTTTTATCCGACCCAGGCGATCGAGCCGATGTGGTTTTTGTTGACCGTTGCGGCGATTGCTTTGGCCTGGGGGCTGCAGAAAATGCGAGTCCAGTCGCACTGGTGGTACCTTCTGGGGCCCGGTGTGATGTGCTGGTTCTCGTTCTACTTTGCACACATCCACCCCGCATTGGGGCTGGTGCCGATCATTCCCATGCTGCCACACGCCCAGACGGACTTGGGGATTTTCGCACGCGAAGAACTGAATCGGGACGACACGTTGAATGCGTTCGAGCATTTTTGGAAGGTGCCCGTGGAATACATCTTGGGCCTGTTCGGTCTGGTCAACGCGGGCGTCGTGCTCAGCAGTGTCGGGACCGGTACCTGGCTGGTCTTGGCCGGATTGTTGATTGGCAAGCCGGTCGGCATCACCTTGATGACCTTGCTGGCCGAAAAGGGGTTGAAGCTGCAAAAACCCGCGGGAATGGACTACCGCCACGTGGTCACCCTGGGCATGGTCGCCGGGATCGGGTTTACGGTGGCGTTGTTCGTTTCGGTCGCCGCGTTCAAGGAGCCCGGTGCGATTCAAGATTCGGTGAAGATGGGCGCGCTGCTCAGTTTCCTGGCGGCACCGTTGGCGATTGCCATCGGGCGTGGGCTGGGTGTTCGACCCGAGTCCGATGACGCGTCCGGTGGTGCGGAAGCTGCGGCGGCTTGA
- a CDS encoding LOG family protein, producing MRPNDLPAEAIGEDELQRPQPAFDPLTTNDSQDLLRVMRHTIERLDHDKTARGDLKLLSRTLRELRYAFKVFRPFRRRRKVTIFGSARTKPDHPDYQSAEEFARRMAGHGWMVVTGAGGGIMEAGHRGAGREASMGLNIMLPFEQSANEYIEGDPKLVTLKYFFTRKLMFLKESSAIVCAPGGFGTLDEALETLTLVQTGKQTMLPLVLLDHPQGDYWADLQKFFDRQLLRGGMISPEDVSLYKVTNSVQEAVDEVLGFYCVYHSMRYVKNELVFRLKEALTDEHLDQINTDFADILVKGTFRQGGPLPEEAGEPDLAQLPRLIFHFNRRNLGRLRMLINAINQRPGIGPDADCPSV from the coding sequence ATGCGTCCCAACGACCTGCCCGCCGAAGCGATCGGCGAAGACGAACTGCAACGGCCCCAGCCGGCGTTCGACCCGCTTACCACCAATGATTCGCAGGACCTATTGCGGGTCATGCGGCACACGATCGAAAGGCTGGATCACGACAAGACCGCTCGCGGGGATCTGAAGCTGCTATCGCGGACGTTGCGTGAATTGCGGTACGCGTTCAAGGTCTTTCGCCCGTTTCGTCGGCGACGCAAAGTGACGATTTTCGGATCCGCGCGGACCAAGCCGGATCATCCCGACTATCAGAGTGCCGAGGAATTTGCACGTCGAATGGCGGGCCACGGCTGGATGGTCGTCACCGGTGCCGGCGGCGGCATCATGGAAGCCGGGCACCGCGGGGCGGGCCGCGAAGCGTCGATGGGGCTGAACATCATGCTGCCCTTCGAACAAAGTGCCAACGAATACATCGAAGGTGACCCCAAATTGGTCACGTTGAAGTATTTCTTCACACGCAAGCTGATGTTCCTGAAGGAAAGCAGTGCGATCGTGTGTGCCCCCGGCGGTTTCGGAACGCTGGATGAGGCGTTGGAAACGCTGACGCTGGTCCAAACGGGCAAGCAGACCATGTTACCGCTGGTTCTGTTGGACCACCCCCAAGGCGACTACTGGGCCGACCTGCAAAAGTTCTTTGACCGGCAATTACTGCGGGGTGGCATGATCAGCCCCGAGGACGTCAGCCTGTACAAAGTCACTAATTCGGTGCAGGAAGCGGTCGACGAAGTCCTGGGCTTTTACTGTGTCTATCACTCGATGCGGTATGTCAAAAATGAACTGGTGTTCCGGCTGAAAGAAGCGTTGACCGACGAGCATTTGGACCAGATCAACACCGACTTTGCCGACATTCTGGTCAAGGGCACGTTTCGGCAAGGCGGGCCGTTGCCTGAGGAAGCTGGGGAACCCGATTTGGCCCAGTTGCCCCGCCTGATCTTTCACTTCAACCGTCGCAACCTGGGGCGATTGCGGATGTTGATCAATGCGATCAATCAGCGACCGGGCATCGGCCCGGATGCGGACTGTCCCAGCGTCTGA
- the ruvX gene encoding Holliday junction resolvase RuvX: protein MIPSFPESGRIAAIDYGTVRIGVAICDPDRILASPLEVVTTSALAKDPDYFARMAKDNRVTALIVGLPVHCDGGESQKSAEAREFAKSLRDQTGLPVRMFDERFTTVAAQQRMRPGKYTRKRTKERVDAIAALVLLESFLEACRYHNGIAGHDVNVGPDDETGPTKEELNLE from the coding sequence GTGATCCCTTCCTTTCCCGAGTCTGGGCGTATCGCGGCGATTGATTATGGGACCGTTCGAATCGGCGTCGCCATTTGTGACCCGGATCGCATCCTGGCCAGCCCCCTCGAAGTCGTCACGACATCCGCGCTGGCCAAAGATCCCGACTACTTCGCACGCATGGCAAAGGACAATCGCGTCACCGCACTGATCGTCGGGCTGCCGGTTCACTGCGACGGTGGAGAAAGCCAGAAGAGTGCTGAGGCGCGCGAGTTTGCCAAATCGCTGAGGGACCAAACCGGTCTGCCCGTACGCATGTTCGATGAACGGTTCACGACCGTTGCGGCGCAGCAGCGAATGCGGCCTGGAAAATACACACGCAAACGCACCAAAGAACGTGTCGACGCGATCGCCGCACTGGTGCTGTTGGAATCATTCCTAGAAGCTTGCCGTTATCACAACGGGATCGCCGGACATGATGTGAATGTCGGTCCCGATGACGAAACGGGTCCAACAAAGGAAGAACTGAATCTGGAGTGA